From Quercus robur chromosome 8, dhQueRobu3.1, whole genome shotgun sequence:
ATTCAAGTCGCGAATACATTACAGACCTAGCAACAGGTTCAAGTCTGACTCAAGtataagggtgtgtttgtttggagagATTTTAGGTAGGATAGAAAATTTAGgagagaaaagtggagagataGCATTTTAAGTGGTTGTTTGGTTGGGAATGGGGAATGGAAAATAAGTGGTGGGGCTTGAGTGTTTTCTCTTCGGGTCtaccaaaaagttttctttctaaaatgaagagaaaactACAAGGGAGAAAAGCTCAATTTAAGCTAACCAAAATGCCCATGTGCACTATGCATATGGGCATTGTTCACTTGTTcttactagatttttttttttttttgggtgctgcGTTCTTGctatttgcttttctttttttcttttttcttttttcttttttcttttttctttttttctacttctttttttttttcttttcttttctttttttcgctTTTGCTGTACTTCtagtagtgtttttttttttttttggtgctcaTCTTTCTTTGGcttgtgctatttttttttttttttaaattgaaatgtccatacaattttttttttatataaaaaatgtgttacTTTTCAGTTTTATTTAATGGGGGACAtaatattttccttcctctcgtTTTATtctcaatcaaacaaataaGTTTTCCATCTCTCAATTTTTCCATCCTCTTAACCAAACACAAATAGAAaactaaggttatgtttggtaccagtttttgttttctattttcaaaaacttgtttggcaacccaaaatggataaaaaaacaaaaactgttctcaaaactcagtttgtgaaggaaattgaaaatatgCAAAGGATTGattttagtttctaattttcaaaagtcaatgaattAGACAcgtgttttcattgacttttgaaaattaaaaactaaaaacagtcttttgcatgttttcaatttccttcacaaactgagttttgaaaacaatttttgttctctattcattttgggttgccaaacaaattttttagttttaaaaatagaaaattgtttttgaaaacaaaaaataagagaaaaaacagttaccaaacatatccTAAATATCTTCTATTCTCTCACTTTTATTTCCTCTCCCCATTtcctatcctctcacttttttacttttccaaTCAAACGAATTCTAAAAGTGGGTCATTATATATGGTCTGGgtcaaaatttcacaaataaatttAGCTTAAAATGCAGAGTTCACATTCTATACTtaactaaaattcattttagtactcaaacaatttttttcattcaattgaggcttttaaatttcaaaattattcaatttaaaattttcatctaattctattaaaaaaattgctattaATTATGCAATTGCAATTAACtaataaaacatttaaaaaaaaattctctcataAAGATatgaatgaaataaatttaaaatttaaagaactcaattaaacaaaaataatattaaaggCACGAAATGAAATTTAGTCAAACATAAATAGTATAATTTGTATATAAGCCTTAATTTAATACCGTCGTTAATTTTGGGAGTGTGTCCATTCCTCTTTTGTCCCCCGTAATTTCTTCTTTCCATTTTCAAGTTCTATTAAAAAACCCATTTTGTATTTTTACGTTTTTGGAAGGGGAGAAACTAGACAGATGTAAAAGGAGATAAAAGCAGAAGACCAGAAAAAAGGGCCATTCTAACTCTGTAGAGTGAGTAGCTGAGGAAAGCGTTTTGAGTGAAATGATATTATTACACATACGATGCTATCCTGCTTATCCTACACCACCTAAATTGAGCCAAGAGCTTAGCAAAAACCCAACTTCATATCCATCTTCAAGTGTTCTTCTCTGTTCCTCGGAATGCAAACTCAAGCTAAGCTCCAAAGCTTCTTTCCAGTGTTCTTGCACCGAAAAGGAGAACACCCATGAAGCCTCTTCTCAGGTTGATTCTAAATTACTACTTGCTTTATCTTAATTTAATTCCGTTCGTATCATATTCTGGGTTTATCCGAAATTTtgttaaagattttttttttctacattaatTGATAAGTAATTCTAACAATTCTGACATACTAAAATACAGACATGGGTGTTTCAGAAATGGGTGTGCAAGACATTGGTTGCCAAGGTTTTTCTGTTAttagaagaaacaaaaacattatAGGCTATATATATTGTGAATGTGAAATGGGGGTTTAATAAGTgttttcaattacttttttcaGGGGCAATTACATAAGCAATACAGAAAATGTGATTGCGACATATATGCTGAATAATTAGAATGCATTAACTACCATTTTCAATTATGTGTATTTTGTTACTAATACGGGGATGGGGTCTTTTGTGATCCTTGATTGTAGGGCTTCTCGGCACTGTCAACAGATATTCCATGGGATAGTGGGAGTATATGGAGCACCATGgctttttatatgtttattttgcACATTCCTTTGAGTTTTGGAGGGTTGTCTGTGGTTGCTAAGATTTTGCATGAACCTCATCTTGATCCACAGACTGAAGTGAGTGCATTTGATCTTTCTGATCAATATTTGCCGTTTATTACACTCTGTTTGGTTTCTGGAAACAATGAAATAGGAGagaagaaaatgatgaaaagtgatttacaaaaaaaaccaatcatcattgtggcttttttttttttttttgataagtttaaAAAGAAACTAGCCAACCCGAGTACATTGGGATGTGCTGTGGGGGCAaaagtcaagaaaaaaaaaaccaatcattgttattttattttcttttagtatttgttattattattatataaaactcTCTTTGTTTCTCATAAAATGCAACTTATCTAGCTCGGAAGGTGCTTTTAGGTGGGGGCTTATATTGTTTGAAATTGGACAAGTTTGAATAGGCATCTGCAATTAAGGCTAATGACACACCATGTAATCAAGTACTCGCCAAACCCTTGctgtttttttggtaaaagggaCAATGATTACTTAAAGGCAATGAGTCTTGTTTTTGTGCCTCTCGCTCTATAATGTGGAGACTCAGATAAAACAAGAATCTAAGCAATAGGGTGTGGTAATCTGGGCACTGTGTAACCTAGTTTTTTTATCTCATGAAGgaaaattcttcatttaattttactttttttttttttctcttttcttcaatgATGATGCTGAGTGCATCAGTCTAACTCTTTTGTGGACTCTTTTTCTGATTACATTCTTGCACATTGTGTTCAAATTAAGAATCCCAAGTTGCTTTTTGTTGCACTTGTTTGTTCAAACTCTCACTATTGCCTGTGATTCTGATAATGAATTTGCTCACTGATGACTGATGTTTGACCCCCTTGCAGATATTATCACTGCTTGCAGTTCAAATTCTAGAGCTCATTGGGACTCTGTTTCTACTACAGTGGACTGCTAAGCCacaatataagtttataaactTCTTTAAAACTAACAAGTTATCGAAAGAGCGGAACTGGTTGTTGGCAGCAGTACTAGGATGTGGGTTTCTGTTTCTGTTGGTTTTCATTACATCAATCCTTGCCGACAGATTGATTGGGCCCAAGGTTGGTGCATTACAGTTTTCTGCTGATCCACACCAAATCTTGAGAttagttttttcctttttgttcatGAGATTATCTATAGTTGTTGAGTAAGCTAATCTTTTGAATGAATAAAAGACTAATATGATCCCAATATTTTTGCGATATTTATGTCAAACAGCTGAGGAATTGCTTTCTCATTTGCCTAACGCATACATGTTTATTATTGGAAAACTAGATAAAGATACAGTGAGCCAGTTAGAGTGTTAGTATACTTAGGAATTGATCGAAGATGAGTTTTGGTAGTTGAGGGGGTTGTATTCTTTGCATAGAGCTTGATAAAAATTTTCAGATGATGAAAATTTCATTGAGAATTATAGGTTGTACAACTTGTATTATGATGTGCATAGTTCTTCAGACAACTAAAGCATGTAGAAGAGGTTTTCAGAGCAACTTCAGCTTCATGAGCTGTGGTGCCTAGCCAATTGTGCTACACCTTGGGGatcaattaaagaaaattttataggTTTAATTGAACAATTAGAATTTTCCAGGCTGATGCATTAAGTAGCAAATCACATCTGTTTTGCAAGTAGTTAAAAAGGAATGCTttcaagaagaagatgaagaagcaaTTTAGGATAAAAGTCTCAACAATCATTcatattgtaaagttgtaatttacaactatgtttattttggcttttattccgtgctaaatttgattgtaattatgctcaatcttatgtaccttgtatttcatgtgggttttatttgtaagggttgtgtgtgagagagagtgtgtgaagactcaaggcattTGAAGACTAAAGCTGTTTTCGCGGGTATCTCGCGAGTAAGCTTCCCGCTaagtgatgcatgtgccctgcacatgactagAACGCGAAGAGTCAGGACAAGATAGAGACAGCTGGTTTTCGCGAGTGtttcgcgggtaaggccttcccgtgagACACCCGCGAAatattctgttttgccagattGTCATTTCTGATACACTCTATccttacccacactatatatacccacattacccacagatATTGAGGAGTGCTtttaagagaaaaccctagccacaaacttTGAGAGTTAGAGGTtattatacccacaattctctacacaattacttgtggattttccttaactcctacctcttcatttccataccattgagaggttgatagtccaaacacttaccacaccctttcaaagtatcaagtgaggttttggtgctgctaggaagcattggaagaagccaagctttggtggatgcaatcgggtgtattgcgggatccggagagctagataAGACACGGTTCTGaaaagccttgttggagtaggagcttggagggtttaggtaggcttggagggttttttgctattcatgtatcccaactgattttctagtggatcgattaccgtttggagggcgacggagaggttttacgctgagtaCTTTGGTTTCATCTTCGAAAACACATTAAcgtattattttgtgtttgcatttttctttcttactcttttacctttcattttattgctgtgttataatgattatgggttagagtagtttgtttgtttatccactcGCATTTACTCTTTTCTGCACTttgtataagttagagtaaaatcaattgAGCCGTAATCtttaatttgagggtctaaatagctcttgtgtttttaacacattttcgagctttcacaTATGTTTCTTAAGCAATCACTCATATACTCTGTCAAAGAATTCAACCACACCCTCAAAAGGAGCTTCTAAGCTGCTGTCTgcactttttttaattgaagattTGATAGATTGGATTGACGTAATTAGGTAATTGGCACTTCTGATTCTAACATAGACTAGGACTTGAAATAAAAGTTATAGTCCATCGGACCTGAGACCAGACCACATTATTGGATCTATTCTCAAAATCTAGAAGTTAACAGACATTCTTGACTCCTGAAACCTACAGAACATGGGTTAACTAAAACATCAACATATAACCTTATAGAAAAGATAGACTATTAGACATAACTTGTTAACTAGAAATTCCCCAAGTGGGTCTCACATCAAATTTAGATAGTATTTTCTAAGGTATCTTATGcctgtaattttattttttctttaacctCTTCAAATGAACATTGTAATTGCATCTTTGGAATTCAGCCATGCTGGTCAAGAGTTGCAAAGATTGGAGAATTTACACTCATAAAAAAtctgaattattattttttaatctggAATTTAGTATATTTTGGAAGCTGGATGGTGAAGGATCAACTGATCACCATTCCTGGTTATGGGTTAATTTCTAAGGCTTTATATTCTATCCAAATGCTATGGGGAACAAAAAGAAGTCGTTTAATTTCCACAGTTTTTTAAATGTTACCTCATTATATATTATGGAATAAGGAAAAAGAATGATTAGTTTGGTGGCATCTATACTTCAATCTATAGAGTGCACTAAAAGAGTTCTTGATTTCTTGTCATAGAACTTCATCTTAGGGCATTTGCTTGGGTAACATGCTTCAAGGCTTTGGTGTATGCATACAACACCTTATTGCTTTAGAAGGAACTCATAAATTCTCACCTCTTGCATTGTTTTGTTGAGtttctagttttattttttgggaggGGCAATTAGGGGGTTTTATTTCCTCCATATTTATTTGTTCCTAAATATTGCATTAAAGGAGATAACGTAAATCAGTGGAGGCTGGGGCTTTACAGGACTTGGAGCTCTGAATTTTTGGAAATGCAGCTTTCTTTCAAGTAACTTCTCTTATGATATTTGCATGCAGGCTGTGAACAACCCTGTATTGAAGGAGATCCTCCTAAGCAgcaaaatttcaaaagcaaCTTGTTTCCTTGTTTACTGTATTACAACTCCCCTTTTGGAAGAAACTGTTTACAGAGGGTTTCTGTTGAGATCAATTTCAGCCACAATGAAATGGCAGCGAGCAATCTTCATAAGCTCAGTCATCTTTAGTGCAGCTCACTTTTCCGGTGAGAACTCTTTACAGTTATTCATCATTGGGTGTGTCCTTGGATGTTCTTATTGCTGGACTGGAAATTTAAGTTCCTCCATTTTAATACATTCGCTGTACAATGCCATGACGCTATTATTAACATTTTTGTCCTAAAAATTTTATCTAAGCCATTTTGATAGCCAGGGATTTTGTGGAAGTTGGACCTACTTTTTTCCTCGGGTCATTGATATTAAATCTAACTATAATACACTATGTGCACTTACATTCAGTTATGAAATTGGACCTGTAAGCATCCACAGGAGGAAAACTTCATGATTTATTCTCCTAACGGATCTCTCTTAAGCCAGGTCAATATATGTCTATATGTTTGAGTAATTTGTTTCAAAATCTCCTAagtcttattttctttcttactttttttttcatatatcatGTTTAATTGTTCTTGTAGCAAACTATATAACATGCTATTTTGGGATAGATATGTTGTAAGATCATCTACGTTTGGAAAGCATGACAAGATGTATGCTGCTTGAACTCAATTGACAAACTCTTTCCTTTGTTTTCCATAGCTCAAGGATTCTTCAAACCCAAGATTTTCTTCTACTcattagttttttatattcctTTTATATAGATCAAATGTGATAACAAGAGAGGCTTTCTACATTGCTCCTATACCGTTATGTATGTAATATACACTACATATGCATTACTATTTTCCTAGTAATGTATGTAATATAGGTATCTAGCTATCAGTATTATTTGTTTGGCTACATGATAACGGCATGCAAGaaagacaagaaaagaaaagaaaaagacagcgGTTAATAGATTCTCTTAGGAACAAAGCCCAGAGagagcctcttttttttttttcccccaggAGAGAGAGCCTTTTTGATAGGGCAGGAAAAGGCTCTTCTAATGCTACTGTATGATTAGAATTCTTTGGATCTATGAATCCACCATAGCTTGGACGGAGAGCTTTACCAATATCATAGTCAATTGGATTGTGGACCCTCCTAGTGCCTTGATTAGCACCTCGTGAAATTCTAAGATCACTATTGAATCCCCCAAGTACTGCAACATGAATCAATTTTTGTAATCTGAAGCATATACTTCCTGTGAGCTGAATTTGTAGCAAGTGTATGATCATTACAATTTACAAGGCTTCCTTTGTAACCCCTTACAGCAACACCAAGAGCAACTTAGTCTAAGAGATTGTGTTTGCTCTAAAGCCAATCTTAAGTGGACCAAACTAATCTACATAAACCATTGGTGTTTAGTTGATTTTAGAACCTTGGAACTGCAATTTAAAGTGATCACACATTACATTATATAGATGATAGATCATTctctttcaagttttttttttattattatttaagagtGGGGATTTAAATCCTAGATATATTGGAAACACCACGAGGTGTCAATTAGCTGAATTACAAAGCTCTTAGCGTACTCTTTCAAGTTGATCAAATCTTGCTCAACAACTCAAGCACAAAGAGAAAGAAGATAATAGAATGTTGCAATCAGCGTCCTTGTTCCTTTTACATAACTAGCATGCGACAATTTGTATACAAAATTGTGAACAAATAacagtagggttttttttttttttttttttcttttcttttctgatgagtaatgttacagtcacaaactattttataatatttttacaaaatgttgttgTAACAACTTCTTACTAGTTTTCAGCTAGACCCACAACTAACATCACTTTTCTATTTACCAATAACTACTTACCACTTcagcttttttaaaaaaaaaattgtatctctaacattattcttttttttttcctttcctttttttacttttttttttctttcaaccaCCTTTTTAGTTTTGCGATGACGGCCCCAagttaatattatttaatttttgtcgtCAATGCTAATAatgctatgttcacaatatttccatgacaaattttatGTGGCTAGTATcaaaaaagtgatgtcaatgGTGAGTTAAGATtataatcaataataacttatcacttaaaatttattataaaaatattgttaatatAGCATTACTTGTAACTACTATCATGGGTCCTGTAAAGGTAGCGTCGCTTATTATTACTATAGaccattttttataatattacttttttgaaaaatataaaaaactttgcaataaaaaatttcaaaaaatattattcaaatCAATACCTCCTTAACTTTTCCCTCGTTATTATTGCCAATTTTGAGGCTATCTAAATAGATGGTGGGAATTATCAACGAGTTGGAATTAATATGCACTTATCCACTTCAAGGTGGTTGCTTGATAATATTAATTGAGCATGAACTGACTTATCCCACCAACTTTGATCCCACGTTTTATACTAGATTGGCTTCGAAATTAAAAGCCCACTACTTTTTTGAGGTGACTTATTTCTTGGACAAGGTGGTATTCTTGAATCAAGAAGCTTTTTCATGTGCCCATGGGCCCATGGTGACATTAAAAGGAGACAGAGTCTCCTCATTCTTCTAGACGGATCTTTCTTggttatccaaaaataaataaataaataaatttctagaGAATTCTTTCTTCGTCTTTTCTTTTGTCACCCACTTATTTTCTCTGTGCCACCAACTTATTGTGATGCTTTACTAATTTGACAGGAAGGCCAATAGGGCCCACTCTTAAGAAGAATTCCTAAAATGATTGTGGTCCCAATGTCTTAAACATTATCATTTAGCTGGACTACATCAAACCAAAATTAACACTAAGTTTTGAGCCATGTTTATTATGCACACCTTAATATACAAggcccccccaaaaaaaaactgaaatcaaGTCATGATTTCCAAGTTTTTACCTTAtgtttttttatgcattttcaaAATTGAACTACTAAATCTAATAACGCACAGGTACTTGGTAATTTACAAACTTTAACTTTACTTTAGAAGTCATTGATGTACTTTTTTAATGACCTTAAAGTATCAAAAGGCTCATCTCTGACTCCTTAAGCTCATTTTCCAGCTGGTGAAATCAATTTCggtaccccctttttttttcttttttgtaatctAACATACTATAGCTGTGTCTGTGTTGGCATTAAAGTTGCAATTATTTTAGACTAAAAACGTAGGCATAATATTTATAGTTGATTAATCATTAATCATTAATCCATGGTGTAAAGCTTTTATATTTGACCGTTGTGGCGCGTTTCATCTTTGAATTGTGTGGCAGATGGATATGCATTTACAAAATGATAAGTTTATAGGATATCTAGTGTTCTTAAATTGATAAGTTcaccaaaaattttgtaaaatcttATCCCTCCATTTTGAAAGGAGTGGATAACATTCTATATACTCATCGATATTTAAACAATACTAATcatattttgtgttttatttttagaaatagtttgttatttatttgaattattgAGGATGATATacaaaaatccaatttattctccaaatgataagttttaaaaaatttattgtataaTTGTCAtaagaaaaaagtttgaaaatctCAAAATTCTAGTTCATTTatgataatttcaaaatatcgGACAATTTGGTGTTGAATGAAATTCACgaaccacatatatatatatatatatatatatatatatatatatatatatatatatatatatataaaagaactaTTGAATTTCATTTTAAGAACTCGCTTTTATAAGTCATTATTGATTGTCCATGAATTCACCATTTTAAAAATGCTAGAAAGTGACCGTATGACATACCTAATAAAGATACAAAGGTTTTAAAAtgcatcaatcaatttttacaaatttctattatatatataaggtttgGATTCAAAATGCACCTAGGGTAACTTTAAAAATGCTAGAAAGTGACCGTATGACATACCTAATAAAGAtacaaaagttttaaaatacatcaatcagtttttacaaatttctatgagagagagagagagagattgggtTCAAGATACCCTTAGATAActttaagcaatattacactacttaattttttataattttatgagaattttgacaaatccactgttagattacattatatttgtatattctccatacttgcaaaatt
This genomic window contains:
- the LOC126695521 gene encoding uncharacterized protein LOC126695521 isoform X4, giving the protein MILLHIRCYPAYPTPPKLSQELSKNPTSYPSSSVLLCSSECKLKLSSKASFQCSCTEKENTHEASSQGFSALSTDIPWDSGSIWSTMAFYMFILHIPLSFGGLSVVAKILHEPHLDPQTEILSLLAVQILELIGTLFLLQWTAKPQYKFINFFKTNKLSKERNWLLAAVLGCGFLFLLVFITSILADRLIGPKAVNNPVLKEILLSSKISKATCFLVYCITTPLLEETVYRGFLLRSISATMKWQRAIFISSVIFSAAHFSDQM
- the LOC126695521 gene encoding uncharacterized protein LOC126695521 isoform X3 translates to MILLHIRCYPAYPTPPKLSQELSKNPTSYPSSSVLLCSSECKLKLSSKASFQCSCTEKENTHEASSQGFSALSTDIPWDSGSIWSTMAFYMFILHIPLSFGGLSVVAKILHEPHLDPQTEILSLLAVQILELIGTLFLLQWTAKPQYKFINFFKTNKLSKERNWLLAAVLGCGFLFLLVFITSILADRLIGPKAVNNPVLKEILLSSKISKATCFLVYCITTPLLEETVYRGFLLRSISATMKWQRAIFISSVIFSAAHFSVMKLDL
- the LOC126695521 gene encoding uncharacterized protein LOC126695521 isoform X1, whose amino-acid sequence is MILLHIRCYPAYPTPPKLSQELSKNPTSYPSSSVLLCSSECKLKLSSKASFQCSCTEKENTHEASSQGFSALSTDIPWDSGSIWSTMAFYMFILHIPLSFGGLSVVAKILHEPHLDPQTEILSLLAVQILELIGTLFLLQWTAKPQYKFINFFKTNKLSKERNWLLAAVLGCGFLFLLVFITSILADRLIGPKAVNNPVLKEILLSSKISKATCFLVYCITTPLLEETVYRGFLLRSISATMKWQRAIFISSVIFSAAHFSGENSLQLFIIGCVLGCSYCWTGNLSSSILIHSLYNAMTLLLTFLS
- the LOC126695521 gene encoding uncharacterized protein LOC126695521 isoform X5, with protein sequence MILLHIRCYPAYPTPPKLSQELSKNPTSYPSSSVLLCSSECKLKLSSKASFQCSCTEKENTHEASSQILSLLAVQILELIGTLFLLQWTAKPQYKFINFFKTNKLSKERNWLLAAVLGCGFLFLLVFITSILADRLIGPKAVNNPVLKEILLSSKISKATCFLVYCITTPLLEETVYRGFLLRSISATMKWQRAIFISSVIFSAAHFSGENSLQLFIIGCVLGCSYCWTGNLSSSILIHSLYNAMTLLLTFLS
- the LOC126695521 gene encoding uncharacterized protein LOC126695521 isoform X2, which gives rise to MILLHIRCYPAYPTPPKLSQELSKNPTSYPSSSVLLCSSECKLKLSSKASFQCSCTEKENTHEASSQGFSALSTDIPWDSGSIWSTMAFYMFILHIPLSFGGLSVVAKILHEPHLDPQTEILSLLAVQILELIGTLFLLQWTAKPQYKFINFFKTNKLSKERNWLLAAVLGCGFLFLLVFITSILADRLIGPKAVNNPVLKEILLSSKISKATCFLVYCITTPLLEETVYRGFLLRSISATMKWQRAIFISSVIFSAAHFSAQGFFKPKIFFYSLVFYIPFI